One window of Peteryoungia desertarenae genomic DNA carries:
- a CDS encoding magnesium transporter CorA family protein translates to MIRAYRANGSLEIVELSERPTDLDADIIWLDLIHPTRDEAILVEELLSLALPTRDELKDIEPSSRLYVENEAIFMTASLIYKVEADLPHLADIAFILFGNRLITIRYAEPKAFAAFSSSLLRPNFHCASAALLLGRLLEAVVDRTAEVLEMLATRLDELSVAVFIDRKAAKRRPPGFLEDKLLDIAAHHQLVSKASSSLVSLGRMAAFLQAQPKVRLDQDAREMYELVGRDIQSLDEHAAFVGNNISFMLDASLGLISVEQNAIIKIFSIASVVFLPPTLVASIYGMNFKFMPELEWSTGYPLALVAMLLSAVIPFLFFRWKGWL, encoded by the coding sequence GTGATCCGCGCGTATCGTGCAAATGGCAGTCTTGAGATCGTCGAGCTGTCAGAACGACCTACAGACCTCGATGCCGATATCATTTGGCTTGACCTCATCCATCCCACGCGTGACGAGGCGATATTGGTGGAAGAGCTCTTGTCGCTTGCGCTGCCGACACGGGATGAACTCAAGGATATAGAGCCCTCCAGTCGCCTTTATGTTGAAAATGAAGCCATCTTCATGACCGCCTCCCTGATCTACAAGGTGGAAGCGGATTTGCCCCATTTGGCCGATATTGCCTTTATCCTTTTCGGCAACCGCCTCATTACAATACGCTATGCCGAGCCCAAGGCATTTGCCGCTTTCAGTTCCAGTCTGCTGCGCCCCAATTTTCATTGCGCTTCGGCTGCATTGCTTCTTGGCCGTCTGCTCGAGGCCGTGGTGGATCGAACGGCCGAGGTTCTTGAGATGCTGGCGACAAGACTCGATGAGCTATCCGTCGCAGTCTTCATTGATCGCAAGGCAGCAAAGCGCAGACCACCCGGTTTTCTCGAAGACAAGCTTCTGGATATTGCGGCACACCACCAACTGGTCAGCAAGGCCAGCAGCAGCCTCGTTTCACTGGGGCGGATGGCGGCCTTCCTGCAGGCCCAGCCGAAGGTCAGGCTTGATCAGGATGCGCGGGAAATGTACGAGCTCGTCGGTCGCGATATCCAGTCGCTCGATGAGCATGCGGCATTTGTTGGCAACAACATCTCCTTCATGCTGGATGCCTCGCTTGGCCTGATCAGCGTCGAGCAAAATGCGATCATCAAGATATTCTCCATCGCCTCTGTTGTTTTTCTTCCACCGACGCTGGTCGCCTCGATCTACGGGATGAACTTCAAGTTCATGCCGGAGCTGGAATGGAGCACGGGCTATCCGCTGGCGCTTGTGGCCATGCTTCTTTCTGCAGTGATTCCCTTTCTGTTTTTCCGTTGGAAAGGCTGGCTTTGA
- a CDS encoding F0F1 ATP synthase subunit B, which produces MFVTPAFAQENPAEGQLHTETGVAHDEPASGVFPPFDTSTYASQLLWLVLTFGVFYMLMQKVIVPRVGGILEDRHDRIAQDLDEASRLKAEADAAIETYERELSAAKAKAGQIASVARDEAKAKADAERAAIEAELNQKVAAAEARIADIKAKAFAEVDTIAVDTVGTIVEQLIGAKATAADIKAAVSGTTKQGA; this is translated from the coding sequence ATGTTTGTGACCCCCGCCTTTGCCCAGGAAAATCCGGCAGAAGGCCAGCTTCACACAGAAACCGGCGTTGCTCATGACGAGCCGGCGAGTGGTGTGTTTCCGCCGTTCGATACGTCGACCTACGCTTCGCAATTGCTGTGGCTGGTCCTTACATTCGGCGTATTCTACATGCTCATGCAGAAGGTCATCGTGCCGCGTGTTGGCGGCATTCTCGAAGACCGTCATGACCGCATTGCCCAGGATCTTGATGAGGCGTCCCGCCTCAAGGCCGAGGCAGATGCTGCTATTGAAACTTACGAGCGCGAGTTGAGCGCTGCCAAGGCGAAGGCCGGGCAGATTGCTTCTGTGGCTCGGGACGAGGCAAAGGCGAAGGCCGATGCTGAGCGCGCGGCGATTGAAGCCGAACTGAACCAGAAGGTTGCCGCTGCCGAAGCGCGCATTGCCGACATCAAGGCCAAGGCGTTTGCCGAGGTGGACACGATTGCGGTCGACACGGTCGGAACGATCGTCGAGCAACTGATCGGCGCCAAGGCGACCGCTGCCGACATCAAGGCTGCTGTCAGCGGCACAACGAAACAGGGAGCTTGA
- a CDS encoding helix-turn-helix transcriptional regulator has protein sequence MANVEPSAAAREALGVEAVTALVTEIETFKTQFDVFRFMKRLVERYFSRTFMVVNMPSVTSRELSPNSIITNWPADLLTEYDGAAMLTRSTILERLRRSSTPLQYDMDDAAAKEPSDNTSSVKALFHRFNMNRGAYFPVHDAGGTRGAVSLHGNRSAFSAAEMIELSYISIHVYNRLAQIRDMDVRTSDVLTEREIDCLNWTSAGKTSVEIAEILGLSEHTINHYLNRATKKLDAVNRTQAVAKAIRSGLIK, from the coding sequence ATGGCGAATGTAGAACCTTCAGCTGCAGCGAGAGAGGCACTGGGTGTCGAAGCTGTAACGGCCCTGGTCACCGAGATTGAGACCTTCAAGACGCAGTTCGATGTTTTTCGCTTCATGAAGCGGCTTGTGGAACGCTATTTCTCGCGGACGTTCATGGTGGTGAACATGCCTTCTGTAACGTCGCGCGAATTGTCGCCGAATTCGATCATAACCAATTGGCCAGCTGATCTTTTGACAGAATATGACGGTGCCGCCATGCTGACGCGCAGCACCATTTTGGAGCGCTTGCGTCGGTCCTCGACGCCGCTTCAATATGACATGGACGATGCTGCGGCCAAGGAGCCCTCGGACAATACCTCTTCAGTTAAGGCGCTTTTCCACCGCTTCAACATGAACCGGGGCGCGTATTTCCCTGTACACGATGCGGGTGGTACGCGCGGTGCAGTGTCATTACATGGCAACCGAAGTGCCTTCTCGGCTGCTGAGATGATCGAGCTTTCCTACATCTCCATCCATGTCTACAACCGGCTTGCCCAGATCCGCGACATGGATGTGCGCACTTCGGATGTGCTGACAGAGCGGGAAATCGATTGCCTGAACTGGACATCTGCCGGCAAGACGAGCGTTGAGATTGCCGAGATACTTGGCCTGTCGGAGCATACGATCAACCACTATCTCAACCGCGCCACCAAGAAACTCGATGCTGTGAATCGTACTCAGGCGGTTGCCAAGGCAATCCGCAGTGGATTGATTAAATAA
- a CDS encoding F0F1 ATP synthase subunit C → MEAEAAKYIGAGLACLGMAGTSLALGRIFGDYLTGALRNPSAADSQFGRLVFGFAVTEALGIFSLLIALLLLFAV, encoded by the coding sequence ATGGAAGCGGAAGCAGCAAAGTACATCGGCGCGGGTCTCGCATGCCTCGGCATGGCTGGTACGTCCCTCGCTCTCGGCCGTATCTTCGGTGACTACCTGACCGGCGCACTGCGCAACCCGTCGGCTGCTGACAGCCAGTTCGGCCGTCTGGTATTCGGCTTCGCCGTTACGGAAGCTCTGGGCATCTTCTCGCTGCTCATCGCTCTCCTTCTCCTGTTCGCCGTCTAA
- a CDS encoding cell wall hydrolase, producing the protein MRLSIRPSKKVLSRLENWTSPLVFGFAAWLAFPTIAAHADMAGLLTGLDKGASNWRMVLTTSPAGSIHEAKLAFTDQSQSSAISGNAGLALADGSLIAFEGGKATAEALPDEMRVTRQLKKGRVVAVEKMQPPPAFSAGSVLKRTTSLLLPKESREDRAAFVKTEKPSVELASFYFRRDDLPKDPAIPVMLADLVTNRNPDVLATAYAPPPPDFATESPFESILTDERRGRFVPDIDPKDHAWAATPLPAAVFSDREQKCLAEGIYFEARGESVKGQAAVAQVILNRVRNPYYPNSICGVVYQNQDWRNRCQFSFACDRIPDRIGSPRHWQIAKDIAMAVTAGKIWFPEVGSATHYHATYVWPAWAPTMKRVDKIGKHIFYRTYGGGWS; encoded by the coding sequence TTGCGTCTTTCGATCCGTCCTTCGAAGAAGGTCCTGTCTCGTCTTGAGAACTGGACCTCGCCTCTGGTCTTTGGCTTTGCCGCCTGGTTGGCCTTTCCTACAATTGCTGCGCATGCCGATATGGCGGGTCTCCTGACCGGTCTCGACAAAGGCGCGAGCAACTGGCGCATGGTTTTGACGACCTCGCCAGCAGGCTCGATCCATGAGGCAAAACTTGCCTTCACCGACCAGAGCCAATCCTCCGCGATAAGCGGGAATGCGGGTCTGGCCCTGGCCGATGGCAGCCTGATCGCCTTTGAAGGCGGCAAGGCAACCGCCGAGGCGCTACCGGATGAAATGCGGGTCACGCGTCAGCTCAAGAAGGGCAGGGTGGTTGCTGTCGAAAAGATGCAGCCGCCGCCGGCTTTCAGCGCAGGTTCTGTACTGAAGCGCACGACGTCTCTTCTGTTACCGAAAGAGTCCCGTGAAGACAGGGCCGCCTTCGTCAAGACGGAAAAGCCTTCGGTTGAACTCGCAAGCTTTTACTTCCGGCGCGATGATCTGCCGAAGGATCCGGCGATCCCCGTCATGCTGGCCGATCTCGTGACCAACCGCAATCCTGATGTGCTGGCAACCGCCTATGCGCCGCCGCCGCCCGATTTTGCGACCGAGTCGCCGTTCGAATCCATTCTGACTGACGAAAGGCGCGGTCGTTTCGTGCCGGATATCGACCCCAAGGATCATGCCTGGGCTGCCACGCCGCTTCCGGCGGCCGTATTCAGTGATCGTGAGCAGAAGTGCCTTGCAGAAGGCATTTACTTTGAGGCTCGTGGTGAATCTGTGAAGGGGCAGGCGGCCGTTGCGCAGGTCATCCTGAACCGCGTGCGCAACCCCTACTACCCGAATTCGATTTGCGGCGTGGTCTATCAGAACCAGGACTGGCGCAACCGCTGCCAGTTCTCCTTCGCCTGCGATCGCATCCCGGATCGGATAGGCTCACCGCGCCATTGGCAGATTGCCAAGGATATCGCAATGGCCGTTACAGCGGGCAAGATCTGGTTCCCCGAAGTTGGCTCCGCCACGCATTACCACGCCACCTATGTCTGGCCCGCATGGGCGCCGACGATGAAGCGCGTGGACAAGATCGGCAAGCACATTTTCTATCGCACCTATGGTGGCGGGTGGAGCTGA
- a CDS encoding F0F1 ATP synthase subunit A → MANDPTSQFLVKTIVPIEVGGLDLSFTNSSLFMVVTVACASAFLYFSTSSRGLIPTRAQSVAEMSYEFIASMLREGAGSHGMKFFPLVFSLFMFVLTANLLGMFPYFFTVTSQIIVTFALAMLVILTVLIYGFYKHGIHFLSIFAPSGVPGALLPLVSAIEVVSFLSRPISLSVRLFANMLAGHITLKVFAGFVASMSALGALGVGGAILPLIMTVAMTALEFLVAFLQAYVFAVLTCMYLNDAVHGGH, encoded by the coding sequence GTGGCAAACGATCCCACTTCCCAGTTTCTTGTCAAGACGATTGTTCCGATCGAGGTTGGCGGGCTTGACCTTTCGTTCACCAATTCATCCCTCTTCATGGTCGTGACTGTCGCTTGCGCGTCGGCCTTCCTGTATTTCTCGACATCCAGCCGCGGTCTGATCCCGACACGTGCTCAGTCGGTTGCTGAAATGTCTTATGAATTCATTGCCTCCATGCTGCGCGAAGGCGCCGGCAGCCACGGCATGAAGTTCTTCCCGCTGGTGTTTTCGCTGTTCATGTTCGTGCTGACAGCAAACCTGCTCGGCATGTTCCCCTACTTCTTTACCGTGACGTCGCAGATTATCGTGACCTTCGCCCTTGCGATGCTGGTGATCCTGACGGTGCTGATCTACGGCTTCTATAAGCACGGAATTCACTTCCTCAGCATCTTTGCGCCGTCGGGTGTTCCCGGCGCCCTTCTGCCGCTCGTGTCTGCGATCGAGGTTGTTTCCTTCCTCTCGCGTCCGATCAGCCTTTCGGTTCGTCTCTTCGCCAACATGCTGGCTGGCCACATCACGCTGAAGGTCTTCGCCGGCTTTGTAGCCTCCATGAGCGCGCTTGGTGCTCTCGGTGTCGGCGGAGCGATCCTGCCTCTTATCATGACGGTCGCCATGACCGCCCTCGAGTTTCTCGTCGCCTTCCTGCAGGCCTATGTCTTCGCGGTACTGACTTGCATGTACCTGAATGACGCTGTGCATGGTGGTCACTGA
- a CDS encoding AtpZ/AtpI family protein produces the protein MTGDREESLEERRARLNAELSARHAATKGEEEAEKKAEDNRKGYAQAMKISSEFISAIFVGAVLGYLLDHFAGTAPWGLIIFLLLGFCAGVLNVLRVVGLVASPHPSDRVAQLKEKGEDR, from the coding sequence ATGACGGGTGATCGGGAAGAAAGTCTGGAAGAACGTCGGGCAAGGCTCAACGCTGAACTGTCAGCGCGCCATGCAGCGACGAAGGGTGAAGAAGAAGCTGAGAAGAAGGCCGAGGATAACCGCAAGGGTTATGCTCAGGCCATGAAGATCTCCAGTGAATTCATCTCCGCAATCTTCGTAGGCGCTGTTCTCGGTTATCTCCTGGACCACTTTGCCGGTACGGCGCCCTGGGGGTTGATCATCTTCCTCCTGCTTGGTTTTTGTGCCGGAGTGCTGAATGTCTTGCGTGTTGTAGGGCTGGTGGCCTCGCCCCATCCATCCGACCGCGTGGCGCAGTTGAAAGAGAAGGGCGAGGATCGCTGA
- a CDS encoding response regulator: MSEYSAVPRVTMGQDGLIDPAADMNIQAALLDAVSEAISAAILVYDRNDQLLFVSRLAHAFIPISPAYLKPGLRLRDLLSALYDTGWRGVSAGQEDPTCHNKDEWLARQIAAHWKERLDIQIVDEKRRWTRYNKRRLPSGYGICVMSDITEQKKREEQWRADVERVQLTEEILDNLAHPVFVQDRDLAVVAVNKALCALLDVNAEASLGRGLAEFFDRQIADRLTTVARHVLENGQDAEVTIPVGSGPDDAIPMLVHIQRVGKPGRYFVVSSFVSTTALSGKRDHVVADALADQPFDDRQGLSPNARLAGRKALLVTADRAFETNALEVLEELGLDSCCVRNEAELEAVLNIAGSVGVNVDLAIVDVEMDVGCLGIIQSFEIDYMTLENYQVDTDLRFTVMDRLTALHTVAPVDDWEIDTGAEVATPTTGPIPLVLVAEDNPVNQIVFSQILEGLGFAYRIAASGTEVIRLAGELHPAVIMMDITLPDINGFEAARRIRDANRHTGYAVPIVGVLPQPLDRDRENCFAAGMADVILKPLSPDMLESVIRRVLPEVAAAFKH; encoded by the coding sequence AAGACGGTCTGATCGATCCAGCGGCTGACATGAACATTCAGGCGGCGTTGCTGGATGCAGTGTCCGAGGCGATCTCGGCCGCGATTCTCGTCTATGACCGGAACGACCAGCTTCTGTTTGTCTCGCGCCTAGCCCATGCCTTCATTCCGATTTCTCCGGCATATCTGAAGCCCGGCCTTCGCTTGCGCGATCTGCTGAGTGCCCTTTATGACACCGGCTGGCGAGGTGTCAGCGCGGGACAGGAAGATCCGACCTGCCACAACAAGGATGAATGGCTGGCCCGACAGATTGCGGCGCATTGGAAAGAACGGCTCGACATCCAGATCGTTGACGAGAAACGCCGTTGGACCCGCTACAACAAGCGACGCTTGCCCTCCGGTTACGGCATCTGCGTGATGAGCGACATCACCGAGCAGAAGAAGCGGGAGGAGCAATGGCGTGCTGATGTCGAGAGGGTTCAGCTCACCGAGGAGATCCTCGACAATCTAGCGCATCCTGTCTTCGTTCAGGATCGCGATCTGGCTGTCGTCGCCGTCAACAAGGCCCTGTGCGCTCTTCTCGACGTCAATGCGGAGGCGAGTCTCGGGCGCGGTCTGGCCGAGTTCTTTGATCGGCAGATTGCTGACCGGCTGACGACGGTCGCGCGGCATGTGCTGGAAAACGGGCAAGATGCCGAAGTGACCATTCCCGTAGGATCCGGTCCCGACGATGCGATTCCGATGCTCGTTCACATCCAGAGGGTCGGAAAGCCGGGACGCTATTTCGTTGTCTCAAGCTTCGTGTCAACGACTGCCTTGTCTGGCAAACGGGACCACGTCGTCGCTGATGCTCTGGCAGATCAACCCTTTGATGATCGTCAGGGCCTCTCGCCGAATGCTCGCCTTGCCGGTCGCAAGGCACTATTGGTCACAGCCGATAGGGCTTTCGAGACAAATGCGCTGGAAGTTCTGGAGGAGCTTGGTCTCGACAGCTGCTGCGTTCGCAATGAGGCCGAGTTGGAGGCTGTCCTCAACATCGCTGGTTCCGTCGGCGTCAATGTCGATCTGGCAATCGTCGATGTGGAGATGGATGTCGGTTGCCTCGGCATCATCCAGTCCTTCGAGATCGACTATATGACTCTCGAAAACTATCAGGTCGATACCGACCTCCGCTTTACCGTTATGGATCGTCTGACAGCGCTGCATACTGTTGCGCCAGTCGACGACTGGGAAATCGACACGGGAGCGGAGGTCGCGACCCCCACGACAGGTCCCATACCATTGGTTCTTGTTGCGGAAGACAATCCGGTCAATCAGATCGTCTTTTCACAGATTCTGGAGGGTCTCGGTTTCGCCTATCGGATCGCGGCGAGCGGCACTGAAGTAATCAGGCTTGCAGGAGAGCTCCATCCCGCCGTCATCATGATGGATATCACGCTGCCGGATATCAATGGATTCGAGGCCGCTCGCCGTATTCGCGACGCGAACCGTCATACCGGTTATGCGGTACCGATCGTTGGCGTTTTGCCCCAGCCCCTGGACCGGGATCGCGAGAATTGTTTTGCAGCGGGTATGGCAGATGTGATCCTCAAACCTCTCAGCCCCGACATGCTCGAGAGTGTTATCCGACGGGTTTTGCCGGAGGTTGCGGCAGCCTTCAAACACTGA
- the apbC gene encoding iron-sulfur cluster carrier protein ApbC: MSDVTREQVLEALSGVRGPDLERSIVELKMVSDIFISDGKVYFSISVPAERANELEPMRQAAESTVKAIPGVKGALVSMTAERKQGTGAPPPRPQPAPQGHSHGHSHGAGQQPAPRGKAGIPGIASIVAVASGKGGVGKSTTAVNLALGLQANGLRVGILDADVYGPSMPKLLGLTGRPQQIDGRIIVPMENYGLKVMSMGFLVDEGTAMIWRGPMVQSALMQMLREVAWGELDILIVDMPPGTGDAQLTMAQQVPLSGAVIVSTPQDLALIDARKGLNMFNKVEVPVLGIVENMSYFIAPDTGNRYDIFGHGGARAEAEKIGVPFLGEVPLTIAIRENSDAGTPVVVSDPQGPQAEIYRGIAKKVWDQVGLRSGRKAPAIVFE; the protein is encoded by the coding sequence ATGAGCGACGTCACCCGTGAGCAGGTTCTGGAAGCACTATCCGGCGTGCGCGGACCCGATCTGGAGCGCAGCATCGTCGAACTCAAGATGGTGTCGGATATCTTCATCTCCGATGGGAAAGTCTATTTTTCCATCAGCGTCCCGGCGGAACGTGCAAACGAGCTCGAGCCCATGCGTCAGGCCGCCGAAAGCACGGTTAAAGCCATCCCCGGGGTAAAGGGTGCGCTGGTCAGCATGACCGCTGAACGAAAGCAGGGCACTGGTGCCCCACCGCCGCGTCCGCAACCTGCACCGCAGGGACACAGCCACGGTCACTCTCATGGTGCCGGCCAACAGCCGGCGCCGCGAGGAAAGGCTGGCATACCGGGCATTGCCTCGATTGTTGCCGTGGCTTCGGGCAAGGGTGGGGTTGGAAAATCCACGACGGCGGTCAACCTGGCGCTTGGCCTCCAGGCCAACGGATTGCGGGTCGGCATTCTGGATGCAGACGTCTATGGCCCTTCCATGCCCAAGCTCCTTGGTCTGACGGGGCGCCCCCAGCAGATTGACGGTCGCATCATAGTGCCGATGGAAAACTATGGACTGAAAGTCATGTCCATGGGCTTCCTGGTGGATGAAGGGACAGCGATGATCTGGCGTGGGCCGATGGTGCAGTCGGCGCTGATGCAGATGTTGCGCGAAGTTGCCTGGGGCGAACTCGATATTCTGATCGTCGATATGCCGCCGGGCACCGGTGACGCTCAGCTTACCATGGCGCAGCAGGTCCCCCTATCAGGTGCCGTCATTGTCTCCACGCCGCAGGATCTTGCCCTCATCGATGCGCGCAAGGGCTTGAACATGTTCAACAAGGTTGAAGTGCCGGTCCTCGGGATCGTCGAGAATATGAGCTATTTCATCGCCCCGGATACCGGCAATCGCTACGACATCTTTGGCCATGGCGGTGCGCGGGCGGAAGCCGAGAAAATTGGGGTTCCTTTCCTTGGCGAGGTCCCGCTGACGATCGCCATCCGCGAGAATTCGGATGCCGGAACGCCTGTTGTGGTCTCGGATCCCCAAGGCCCGCAGGCAGAGATCTATCGCGGGATTGCGAAGAAGGTCTGGGATCAGGTCGGCTTGCGATCGGGTCGTAAAGCTCCAGCGATCGTCTTTGAGTAA
- a CDS encoding SMP-30/gluconolactonase/LRE family protein — MDAKEPFSGQVIADDRLKLGEGPSFEVETGTLWWFDILGCTLYDYHLKDRRLSKHTLPFHGTVIARVDDARQMIASDQGLFIRQRADGQITPFVALESDQPGNRSNDGRVHPSGALWIGTMGRKAETGAGAIYHVAGTKVTKLFSAISIPNAICFSPDGSVGYFTDSKDNRMMRVDVDPRTGLPIGAPSVLVDGRNRDGVFDGSVVDMDGTIWNARWGGGSVDRYKADGTLLARYDVPAQQVTCPAFVGENHDRLIVTSAWEGMSTEARHADPLAGATFELGVAVRGKPEPSFKF; from the coding sequence ATGGATGCCAAAGAGCCCTTTTCGGGTCAAGTTATTGCCGATGACAGGCTCAAACTGGGTGAAGGACCTAGTTTCGAGGTGGAAACGGGAACTCTATGGTGGTTCGATATCCTCGGATGCACCCTTTATGATTACCATCTGAAAGACCGCAGGCTGTCAAAGCACACACTGCCCTTCCATGGCACGGTGATTGCGCGCGTCGATGATGCAAGACAGATGATTGCATCCGATCAGGGTCTTTTCATTCGCCAGCGTGCCGACGGACAGATAACGCCTTTTGTAGCTCTTGAAAGCGACCAGCCCGGCAATCGGTCAAATGATGGCCGGGTGCATCCATCCGGCGCGCTTTGGATCGGCACGATGGGACGCAAGGCTGAAACAGGTGCCGGTGCCATCTATCACGTCGCAGGAACGAAAGTGACCAAACTCTTCAGCGCCATCAGCATTCCAAACGCGATCTGCTTCTCGCCCGATGGGAGCGTCGGTTACTTCACCGATTCCAAAGACAATCGGATGATGCGTGTGGATGTCGACCCCAGAACCGGACTTCCCATCGGCGCGCCGTCCGTACTGGTCGACGGACGCAACCGTGACGGCGTGTTTGACGGGTCTGTCGTGGATATGGACGGCACTATCTGGAACGCGCGCTGGGGCGGGGGCTCGGTGGACCGATACAAGGCCGATGGCACTTTGCTGGCCCGTTATGACGTCCCGGCTCAGCAGGTCACCTGCCCTGCCTTCGTTGGCGAGAACCATGATCGACTGATCGTCACCTCAGCCTGGGAGGGAATGTCGACAGAGGCGCGTCATGCAGATCCGCTGGCCGGCGCCACATTCGAACTCGGTGTTGCCGTCAGGGGCAAGCCTGAGCCATCGTTCAAATTCTAA
- a CDS encoding PRC-barrel domain-containing protein, whose amino-acid sequence MNKSFNTLAAAILLGSTAIAPLAIAQDATGGASGTTGVVPSTDTMAPVDPAMPEGGNSGTTADPSTATGNTTMGTGNNAVTDPNAAATMNADAAGEIQDYVTTQTEGQMRVSDFMGQAVYTADNETIGDINDLLVQRDGGIVAAVVGVGGFLGIGEKDVALPMSKITLTRENTEGDVEGEVRLMTTETADSLRNAPEFVPLDEQDDVMNDRMGEPAADAVPGTTGTTGTTTPSTDN is encoded by the coding sequence ATGAACAAGTCGTTTAACACTCTGGCAGCAGCTATTCTGCTTGGCTCCACTGCAATTGCACCGCTGGCCATTGCTCAGGATGCCACCGGCGGCGCTTCCGGGACGACCGGCGTTGTCCCGTCGACAGATACAATGGCACCAGTTGATCCGGCTATGCCCGAGGGAGGCAACTCTGGGACTACCGCAGACCCCTCAACAGCGACCGGCAATACTACAATGGGTACCGGTAATAATGCCGTTACAGATCCCAACGCGGCAGCGACCATGAATGCCGATGCCGCAGGCGAAATCCAGGACTACGTGACGACGCAGACGGAAGGTCAGATGCGGGTCAGCGATTTCATGGGCCAGGCCGTTTATACGGCAGACAACGAGACCATCGGCGATATCAACGACCTGCTCGTCCAGCGTGACGGCGGCATCGTTGCTGCAGTCGTCGGCGTCGGTGGTTTCCTCGGCATTGGCGAAAAGGACGTCGCATTGCCGATGAGCAAGATCACGCTGACGCGGGAAAACACGGAGGGTGACGTCGAGGGCGAAGTTCGCCTCATGACCACGGAAACTGCGGACAGCCTGCGCAATGCACCGGAATTCGTTCCCCTTGACGAGCAGGACGATGTGATGAACGACCGGATGGGCGAGCCTGCAGCGGATGCTGTTCCCGGTACCACCGGCACCACGGGCACAACAACCCCGTCGACGGACAACTAA
- a CDS encoding putative bifunctional diguanylate cyclase/phosphodiesterase, whose amino-acid sequence MGHAGPAKEQPTQNELQAMAYTDHLTGLGNRYRLRDKVRQIAIERAADPAPFTVGIVNLDGFKPINDLFGQAAGDEILCQVAHRLKACVPDGATVTRHDGDEFAIILPLVFERLGAERAGNLIKDVLSAPYDLGDRNVRLSASLGFAVYPFAGEEFEELMKSAETALYHSKRRGRGQITVYSREIAQEMRRATQLEQALRNAIINDNVDVHFQPIVRLSDNRVLGFEALARWNDPDLGFVSPSVFVPLAEERGFIDTLSETLLYKAAEATLSWPRDLFLSFNLSSCQLMDTRTATNTLAILNRIGFDPQRLEMEITETAVMTSAETARRIIHDLKSAGIRISLDDFGTGQSSLGRLRDFPFDKVKIDRAFVSALTTDRTSEHIIRAIVTMCDGLGLEVVAEGIETATEAQKLREFGCAMGQGYYFGKPADAATTMRYLKEHHHEFALVERTVG is encoded by the coding sequence ATGGGCCACGCTGGACCTGCCAAAGAGCAGCCTACCCAGAACGAGCTTCAGGCTATGGCCTATACCGATCATTTGACCGGTCTTGGCAATCGCTACCGGCTCCGCGACAAGGTGCGCCAGATCGCGATCGAGCGAGCTGCCGATCCTGCACCCTTTACCGTGGGCATCGTAAACCTCGATGGCTTCAAGCCGATCAACGACCTGTTCGGGCAGGCGGCCGGAGATGAAATCCTGTGCCAGGTTGCGCACCGGCTCAAAGCCTGCGTTCCGGACGGAGCGACAGTCACACGTCATGATGGCGATGAGTTTGCCATAATCCTGCCTCTGGTCTTCGAACGTCTTGGCGCCGAGCGTGCGGGTAATCTGATCAAGGACGTGCTGTCTGCGCCCTATGACCTCGGCGATCGCAATGTCCGACTTTCGGCATCGCTTGGTTTCGCGGTCTATCCCTTTGCCGGGGAAGAATTCGAGGAACTGATGAAGAGTGCAGAAACGGCGCTCTATCATTCAAAGCGTCGAGGCCGTGGCCAGATTACCGTCTATTCGCGGGAAATTGCTCAGGAAATGCGACGGGCAACACAGCTCGAGCAAGCGCTGCGTAACGCCATCATCAACGATAATGTGGATGTGCACTTCCAACCGATCGTTCGCCTCTCTGACAACCGGGTGCTTGGCTTTGAAGCACTGGCCCGCTGGAATGATCCCGATCTTGGCTTCGTGTCACCATCGGTCTTTGTGCCCCTCGCCGAAGAACGCGGGTTCATCGATACCCTCTCCGAGACGCTGCTTTACAAGGCTGCCGAAGCCACCCTGTCCTGGCCGCGCGATCTCTTCCTGTCCTTCAATCTCTCCTCCTGTCAGCTGATGGACACCCGCACGGCAACCAACACGCTGGCGATCTTGAACCGGATCGGTTTCGATCCGCAAAGGTTGGAGATGGAAATAACTGAAACGGCGGTCATGACCTCTGCCGAGACCGCACGCCGCATCATTCACGATCTGAAAAGCGCGGGCATCCGCATTTCGCTGGATGATTTCGGAACCGGACAGTCGAGCCTAGGCCGTCTGCGCGATTTTCCATTCGACAAGGTGAAGATCGACAGAGCATTCGTCTCAGCGCTGACGACAGACCGGACGTCTGAACATATCATCAGGGCGATCGTGACAATGTGCGATGGCTTGGGCCTTGAGGTGGTCGCCGAAGGGATCGAAACTGCGACCGAAGCCCAGAAGCTCAGGGAATTTGGCTGCGCCATGGGGCAGGGTTACTATTTCGGCAAGCCAGCCGACGCAGCAACTACGATGCGTTATCTTAAAGAGCATCACCACGAGTTCGCATTGGTCGAACGAACTGTTGGGTGA